The Pseudomonadota bacterium region AGAGCTGATCATCACCTCTTGCACGGCCACGCGCCCGTGGCCGTCCTTGCGTCGCATCAGGCGCTGCGACACGACGCCCGTGAGCGTTACGGCGAGCTTCGCGCGCACCTGGTGCTGCTCGTCCGGTGGGAACGCGTTGATGACGCGGTCGATGGTCTGCTTGGCGTCGTTGGTGTGCAGGGTGGAGAGCACCAGGTGTCCGGTCTCCGCCGCGGTCATGGCGATGGTGATGGTCTCTGCGTCACGCATCTCCCCCACCAAAATGACGTCCGGATCTTGCCTGAGGGCGCGGCGCAGCGCTTCGCCGAAGCTCAGCGTGTCGGTTCCCACCTCTCGCTGGTTCACGATGCATCGCTTGTCGACGTGCACGAACTCGACCGGGTCTTCGACCGTGAGGATGTGCTTGTCGTGGGTGGTGTTGATGTGGTCGATCAGGGCGGCCAGCGTGGTCGATTTCCCGCTGCCCGTCGGACCGGTGACGAGCACGATGCCGTACTCTCTCTCGGTGAGCGGCACGAGCGATGACATGCCGAGGGCCTCAAGGCTCGGCGTGTGCTGCGGAATGACGCGCAGCACCGCGCCGGGTTTTCCCATCTGGTGAAATATGTTGCAGCGGAAGCGCGAGATCGGGGTGCCGTCGTCATCGAGGAGCGCATACGAGAAGTCTGCCTCGCGCTCCGCGCGCAGCCGTGACACCACCTCCGGGGCCGCCAGGCCCTGCACCCAGCGCCACAGGTCGTCGGCCGTGATCGGCTCTGACGGGGCACGCGCGATGCGTCCGGAGATGCGCAGGGAAGGCGGGAGGCCGACCTTGAGGTGCATGTCGGACGCGCCCTGCTCGAGCATCCACCGCAGCAGATCGTGGATCTCCATCTTGCTACCTCCAGCCGGATGTGCTGCTCGATGTCCGAGCGCC contains the following coding sequences:
- a CDS encoding type IV pilus twitching motility protein PilT translates to MEIHDLLRWMLEQGASDMHLKVGLPPSLRISGRIARAPSEPITADDLWRWVQGLAAPEVVSRLRAEREADFSYALLDDDGTPISRFRCNIFHQMGKPGAVLRVIPQHTPSLEALGMSSLVPLTEREYGIVLVTGPTGSGKSTTLAALIDHINTTHDKHILTVEDPVEFVHVDKRCIVNQREVGTDTLSFGEALRRALRQDPDVILVGEMRDAETITIAMTAAETGHLVLSTLHTNDAKQTIDRVINAFPPDEQHQVRAKLAVTLTGVVSQRLMRRKDGHGRVAVQEVMISSPTIKKLIEEGKIGQMDKAIEDSGDFYGMRSMNQHLLHLWSEGRIEEDDALAVSNNPGDLRLKMQTQRFSEQAAGERAEAAGASPPSEAPAAKRGLESRYG